In a genomic window of Flavobacteriales bacterium:
- a CDS encoding gliding motility-associated C-terminal domain-containing protein gives MRSTLLLTAAFAVPICLAAHDHAHDHGGHRGLEFHENKGQWPQQVLFRAMTPGGAVFVEPSAFTYVLRSGGPQHAMPKDTPYEPYREHAFRVHFEGGRAAAHRAEDRQPHYVNYFLGNDRANWAGGVGVFGGAELNAVYPGIDLHVHGHEGLKYDWVVAAGADAAAIVMRYEGQDKLEVRDGMTYVKTTAGTLIEQRPVAWTERDGSKSPVRCEFVQRGDQVSFSFPDGYDRTATLVIDPVVTFSSYVGSFADNFGCTATYDDEGHLYGAGSAFGVGYPLTVGVVQNAFAGGTIDMGVSKFAPDGTSLIWSTYIGGSENDLPHSMVVNSANELFILGTTGSSNFPVTSGCYDNTLGGGTLPPFGGSYGFNYSFGSDIAVVHLNADADALLGSTYVGGSANDGLNQFTPLLRNYGDPFRGEIIMDADENPIIASCTASSGLFTTPGASQAVFGGSLDGYIFRMDPVLSNMLWATYHGGSGNDAAYGVQVSTTGDVYVTGGTLSTDLPAAGSPFQAANAGGGDGWLARYSGTGALLGTTYFGTTGFDQAYFVQLDPQNNVYVVGQTTGAYPVSGGVYANPTGSQFIHKFNSALSASSWSTRIGTNGTENISPSAFLVSDCGQIYFSGWGGTVNPAGGGVTTSSTLGLPVTADAYQPGTDGSDFYLMVLNADAASLAYATFFGGTATEHVDGGTSRFDKDGIVYQAVCAGCGFGTTTFPTTPGAWSSTDNGMNCNLGVFKIDFEQNVQVNIDASISDLVLCLDDPVVLNAVGTADAWLWDLGDGSPTSTVVTLAHQYAEPGVYTITLVGTAIGLCVAVDTATVQITVVAPVDLQPAFEAVPSGNCDAVEVDLFNTSLGSSIFLWSFGDGSGSTLTNPSHAYAAPGQYTITLGIVDPVCADTAFASQTIDVGIPGLTLDLESPVGLCDGASVLLDAGAGYDTYAWSTGAQTATISASEPGAYIVVVTDGFCTGTDTIIVLEPTTHEPLADRQICPGQDATLAPPFTPLSITWSNGLSTPSITVEDDGSYWFTAIDPAGCPVTDTVNVVFFLIGDSEAIVPNVFTPNGDKINDLYLVEGVDPAADFQMDIYNRWGQRVFETTSGNYGWNGKLRNDGETVPDGTYFVIVTYKEFCKGTDPVTITTHVTLLR, from the coding sequence ATGCGAAGCACCCTACTTCTGACCGCCGCATTCGCGGTGCCGATTTGCCTTGCCGCTCACGATCATGCGCATGATCACGGCGGGCACCGCGGATTGGAGTTCCATGAGAACAAGGGCCAATGGCCGCAGCAGGTCCTCTTCCGGGCCATGACACCTGGTGGTGCCGTGTTCGTGGAGCCATCGGCCTTCACGTACGTGCTGCGCAGCGGCGGTCCTCAGCATGCCATGCCGAAGGACACGCCGTACGAACCGTACCGTGAGCATGCGTTCCGCGTCCACTTCGAGGGGGGGCGTGCTGCCGCGCACCGCGCAGAGGACCGGCAGCCGCATTACGTCAATTACTTTCTGGGCAACGATCGAGCGAATTGGGCCGGTGGGGTAGGGGTCTTCGGCGGAGCGGAATTGAATGCTGTGTACCCCGGCATCGACTTGCACGTGCATGGCCACGAAGGGCTGAAGTACGATTGGGTGGTGGCGGCAGGCGCCGATGCTGCGGCGATCGTCATGCGCTACGAAGGCCAGGACAAGCTTGAGGTGCGCGATGGCATGACCTACGTGAAGACCACTGCAGGCACCCTTATCGAGCAGCGTCCCGTAGCGTGGACCGAGCGAGATGGGTCGAAGTCCCCGGTGCGTTGCGAATTCGTGCAGCGCGGCGATCAAGTGTCGTTCAGCTTTCCAGATGGCTACGACCGCACGGCGACGCTGGTGATCGACCCGGTAGTGACCTTCAGCAGCTACGTGGGCAGCTTCGCTGATAACTTCGGATGCACGGCGACTTATGATGACGAGGGCCACCTCTATGGCGCGGGCAGCGCGTTCGGCGTGGGTTATCCGCTCACCGTGGGCGTGGTGCAGAACGCGTTCGCCGGCGGCACCATTGATATGGGCGTGAGCAAGTTCGCGCCTGATGGAACGAGCCTGATCTGGAGCACCTACATCGGCGGCAGCGAGAACGATCTGCCGCACAGCATGGTGGTGAACAGCGCCAATGAGCTCTTCATCCTCGGCACCACGGGATCGAGCAACTTCCCGGTCACCAGCGGCTGCTATGACAACACCCTCGGGGGCGGCACCCTTCCGCCCTTCGGCGGCTCCTATGGCTTCAACTACAGCTTCGGCAGCGACATCGCGGTGGTGCATCTGAATGCGGACGCGGATGCGCTGCTGGGATCGACCTACGTGGGCGGCAGCGCTAACGATGGCCTCAACCAGTTCACACCGCTGTTGCGCAACTACGGTGATCCCTTCCGTGGCGAGATCATCATGGATGCCGATGAGAATCCGATCATCGCGAGCTGTACGGCCAGCAGCGGCCTCTTCACCACGCCGGGCGCATCGCAAGCGGTCTTCGGCGGGAGCCTTGACGGCTACATCTTCCGCATGGACCCCGTGCTCAGCAACATGCTCTGGGCCACTTACCATGGCGGTTCGGGCAACGATGCGGCCTATGGAGTGCAGGTGTCCACCACCGGCGATGTGTACGTGACCGGCGGCACCTTGAGCACTGATCTGCCTGCTGCGGGCTCGCCGTTCCAAGCGGCCAATGCCGGAGGCGGCGATGGCTGGCTGGCGCGGTACAGCGGTACCGGCGCGCTGCTCGGTACCACCTACTTCGGAACAACGGGCTTCGATCAGGCTTACTTCGTGCAGCTCGATCCGCAGAACAATGTGTATGTGGTGGGGCAGACCACCGGAGCTTATCCGGTCAGTGGCGGCGTCTACGCGAACCCAACGGGCTCGCAGTTCATCCATAAGTTCAACAGCGCGCTCTCAGCATCGTCGTGGAGCACCCGCATCGGCACCAACGGAACGGAGAACATCAGTCCATCCGCATTCCTGGTGAGCGATTGCGGCCAGATCTACTTCAGTGGCTGGGGCGGGACCGTGAATCCGGCCGGCGGCGGCGTTACCACCAGCAGCACGCTAGGGTTGCCCGTTACTGCCGATGCCTATCAACCCGGCACCGATGGCAGCGACTTCTATCTGATGGTGCTCAATGCTGATGCGGCATCACTCGCCTACGCCACCTTCTTCGGAGGCACCGCCACGGAGCATGTCGATGGTGGCACCAGCCGATTCGACAAGGATGGTATCGTTTACCAGGCCGTATGCGCGGGCTGCGGATTCGGGACCACCACCTTCCCGACGACGCCCGGCGCCTGGAGCAGCACCGACAACGGCATGAACTGCAACCTCGGCGTGTTCAAGATCGACTTCGAGCAGAACGTGCAGGTGAACATCGATGCGAGCATCAGCGACCTGGTGCTCTGCCTCGATGATCCTGTCGTGCTCAATGCGGTGGGCACCGCTGACGCCTGGCTGTGGGACCTGGGCGATGGGTCGCCAACGAGCACGGTGGTGACACTGGCGCACCAGTACGCCGAACCCGGCGTGTACACCATCACGCTGGTGGGAACGGCGATCGGATTGTGCGTGGCCGTGGATACGGCAACCGTGCAGATCACGGTGGTGGCGCCTGTGGATCTTCAACCGGCCTTCGAAGCGGTGCCTTCCGGCAATTGCGACGCCGTGGAGGTGGATCTCTTCAACACCAGCCTGGGCAGCAGCATATTCCTCTGGAGCTTCGGCGATGGCAGCGGTTCCACCCTGACCAATCCTTCCCATGCTTATGCTGCTCCGGGCCAATACACGATCACCCTCGGCATTGTTGATCCCGTGTGCGCTGATACCGCGTTCGCATCGCAGACCATCGATGTGGGCATCCCCGGTCTCACGCTCGACCTGGAGTCGCCTGTGGGATTGTGCGATGGGGCCAGCGTGCTGCTGGATGCAGGAGCCGGTTACGATACGTACGCCTGGAGCACGGGCGCGCAGACCGCCACCATCAGTGCAAGTGAGCCTGGCGCGTACATCGTGGTGGTGACCGACGGATTCTGCACGGGCACGGACACGATCATCGTGCTGGAACCGACCACGCATGAGCCGCTCGCCGACCGCCAGATCTGCCCTGGACAGGATGCCACGCTCGCCCCGCCGTTCACGCCGTTAAGCATCACTTGGAGCAATGGCCTGAGCACGCCATCCATCACCGTGGAGGATGATGGCTCCTATTGGTTCACGGCAATCGATCCTGCCGGCTGTCCGGTGACGGACACGGTGAATGTGGTCTTCTTCCTGATCGGTGACAGTGAGGCGATCGTGCCGAACGTGTTCACTCCGAACGGGGACAAGATCAACGACCTGTACCTGGTTGAGGGCGTTGACCCTGCTGCTGATTTCCAGATGGACATCTACAACCGCTGGGGACAGCGCGTGTTCGAGACCACATCAGGGAACTACGGGTGGAACGGCAAGCTGCGGAACGACGGCGAGACCGTGCCCGATGGCACCTACTTCGTGATCGTCACCTACAAGGAATTCTGCAAGGGCACCGATCCGGTCACGATCACCACGCACGTCACGCTGCTGCGCTAA